In Rosa chinensis cultivar Old Blush chromosome 1, RchiOBHm-V2, whole genome shotgun sequence, a genomic segment contains:
- the LOC112183011 gene encoding uncharacterized protein LOC112183011, with translation MDSMDEAESEPPPPLSSLPPLSNLILSLEQATLMAKQLPSTSDPTRLLHINSSLHQAHHHLSTFLSTTHFPQPPPAAENSLSSATGNDPMDFGGDEENSKSTIERVEEQMRGCFIKNKRGRKRQLSPSAAAVAEERRLNGDGLVGNVVGFDPHETRSRALELVYQFHL, from the coding sequence ATGGACTCCATGGATGAGGCGGAGTCAGAACCGCCGCCGCCGCTGTCGTCACTACCACCACTATCAAACCTTATTCTCTCCCTTGAACAAGCAACCCTCATGGCCAAGCAGCTCCCTTCCACCTCCGACCCAACTCGCCTCCTCCACATCAACTCCTCCCTCCACCAAGCCCACCACCACCTCTCCACCTTCCTCTCCACAACCCACTTCCCCCAGCCGCCTCCCGCCGCGGAGAACTCCCTCTCCTCCGCCACTGGCAACGATCCGATGGACTTCGGCGGCGATGAGGAGAATTCCAAGAGCACAATTGAGAGGGTGGAGGAGCAGATGAGGGGCTGCTTCATTAAGAATAAGAGGGGGAGGAAGAGGCAGCTTTCGCCTTCTGCGGCGGCCGTGGCGGAGGAGAGACGGCTCAACGGTGATGGGCTTGTGGGCAATGTGGTGGGCTTTGATCCTCATGAAACTAGGTCGAGGGCATTGGAGCTTGTGTACCAGTTTCATTtgtga